The Plectropomus leopardus isolate mb chromosome 2, YSFRI_Pleo_2.0, whole genome shotgun sequence genome has a window encoding:
- the LOC121953789 gene encoding olfactory receptor class A-like protein 1 has translation MASEEFVRGMLYLSLTVVGVPGNATVILAFLLLLYQENRLLPADVIVLHLACVNFLVVGVRCLLETLASFRLAIIFGDIGCKAVIFVYRTSRSLSIWLTFVLSAYQCLSIAPPGSRWASVRAAVANYLGFVFLFLWLLNTCMSSAAILFSFGTKNDSSTTSHSINVQFCYVNFPSKLSKEANGAGQVGRDVVPMALMTLASLIILVFLYKHSQQVRGLRSSSSGGGGGSGAEQRAAKAVVALVTLYVVLYGVDNGLWVYTLTVRKTMTSSLISDLRIFFSSLYAALSPVVIIASNRKVNGRLRCAIQEKAIQEKATSVSSM, from the coding sequence ATGGCATCAGAGGAGTTTGTCCGCGGGATGCTCTACCTGTCCCTCACTGTTGTGGGAGTCCCCGGTAATGCCACCGTCATCCTGGcattcctcctcctgctctacCAGGAGAACCGCCTCCTCCCAGCTGATGTCATCGTCCTACACCTGGCTTGTGTCAACTTCCTAGTGGTTGGAGTTCGCTGTCTGCTGGAGACCCTCGCGTCCTTTCGCCTGGCCATCATCTTCGGAGACATCGGCTGCAAGGCTGTGATCTTTGTCTACAGAACATCCCGTTCCCTGTCGATCTGGCTCACCTTCGTCCTGAGTGCCTACCAGTGCCTCAGCATCGCCCCTCCTGGATCACGCTGGGCCTCCGTCCGTGCCGCCGTTGCAAACTATTTGGGCTTTGTGTTCCTTTTCCTTTGGCTCCTCAACACTTGCATGAGCTCTGCAGCCATACTCTTCTCCTTCGGCACCAAAAACGACTCCAGTACAACAAGCCACAGCATCAACGTACAATTCTGTTACGTCAACTTTCCTTCAAAGTTGTCCAAAGAGGCAAACGGGGCGGGCCAGGTCGGCAGAGACGTGGTGCCCATGGCCCTCATGACCTTAGCCAGTCTGATAATCCTGGTCTTCCTTTACAAGCACAGCCAGCAGGTTAGGGGACTTCGCAGCAGCAGTAGTGGCGGCGGCGGGGGCAGTGGTGCCGAGCAACGTGCTGCCAAAGCCGTGGTAGCACTTGTGACCTTGTATGTGGTTCTTTATGGGGTAGATAATGGGCTCTGGGTGTACACACTCACTGTGAGGAAGACCATGACTTCCTCGCTGATCTCTGACCTGCGTATATTCTTCTCCTCGCTGTACGCTGCACTGAGCCCCGTGGTTATCATTGCATCTAACAGGAAGGTGAATGGCAGGCTGAGGTGTGCCATACAAGAGAAGGCTATTCAAGAGAAGGCCACGAGTGTTTCTAGCATGTGA
- the LOC121959710 gene encoding olfactory receptor class A-like protein 1 has protein sequence MDLCVTIKGVSFLLQTGMGILGNTVVLLAYAHIIFTEPKLLPVDMILCHLAFANLLLLLTRCVPQTMTVFGLRDLLNDPGCKVVIYAYRIGRALSVCITCMLSVFQAVTIAPAGPRVATLKLALPSLVLPTFAGLWLLNMAVCIAAPFFSMAPRNGTIPAFTLNLGFCHVDFRDSLSYVINGVAVSGRDFAFVALMLGSSGYILLLLHRHSRQVRGIRRSQGGGAETRAAKTVVTLVVLYVVFFGIDNVIWIYMLTVAKVSPVVADMRVFFSSCYASLSPYFIISSNKKVKAKIVCAAEQDQPSVDTQESGDK, from the coding sequence ATGGATCTGTGTGTCACCATCAAAGGGGTCTCCTTCCTCTTGCAGACAGGTATGGGCATCTTGGGGAACACTGTGGTGCTGCTGGCGTACGCCCACATCATTTTCACCGAGCCCAAGCTTCTTCCTGTGGACATGATCCTGTGCCACCTGGCCTTCGccaacctgctgctgctcctgacCCGCTGCGTCCCCCAGACCATGACTGTGTTTGGGTTGCGGGACCTGCTGAATGACCCCGGCTGTAAGGTTGTGATCTATGCCTACCGCATTGGCCGGGCTTTGTCCGTCTGCATCACCTGCATGCTCAGTGTGTTCCAGGCGGTGACCATCGCCCCCGCTGGACCCCGTGTTGCCACTTTAAAGCTTGCCCTCCCCTCCCTGGTGCTCCCCACCTTTGCAGGACTGTGGCTCCTCAACATGGCCGTATGCATCGCAGCCCCGTTCTTCTCCATGGCTCCACGAAACGGCACCATCCCTGCTTTTACCCTCAACCTTGGTTTCTGCCATGTGGACTTCAGAGACAGTCTGTCCTATGTGATTAATGGTGTGGCCGTCTCTGGGAGGGATTTTGCCTTTGTGGCCCTGATGTTGGGGTCAAGTGGCTACATCCTGCTGCTTCTCCACCGCCACAGCCGCCAGGTGAGAGGGATCCGTCGCTCTCAAGGTGGCGGGGCAGAGACCAGGGCGGCCAAAACAGTGGTGACCTTGGTGGTTCTGTACGTGGTCTTCTTTGGGATCGATAACGTGATCTGGATCTACATGCTGACGGTGGCAAAGGTGTCGCCGGTGGTGGCTGACATGAGGGtgttcttctcctcctgctaCGCCTCTCTCAGCCCGTACTTCATCATCTCCTCCAACAAGAAGGTCAAGGCCAAGATCGTGTGTGCAGCCGAGCAAGACCAGCCGTCAGTGGACACTCAGGAGTCGGGTGACAAATGA